Proteins from one Acidiphilium multivorum AIU301 genomic window:
- a CDS encoding GNAT family N-acetyltransferase — protein MDIRPAAPEDLPACQAIYAHHVLEGTGTFDEVPPSLEALTARFREVTGAGRAWVVAADATGILGFAYFDQYRARSAYRFTAEDSVYVREDVRGQGVGKALVARLLDEARAAGFREMLAVIGDSENVGSIGVHASLGFQRVGTLRDVGFKFGRWIDVVIMQRHLGGQG, from the coding sequence ATGGATATCCGCCCCGCCGCCCCGGAAGACCTGCCCGCCTGCCAGGCGATCTATGCCCATCACGTGCTGGAGGGGACCGGAACGTTCGACGAGGTGCCGCCCTCCCTCGAAGCGCTGACGGCGCGGTTTCGCGAGGTCACCGGCGCGGGACGCGCCTGGGTGGTCGCCGCCGATGCGACGGGCATTCTCGGCTTCGCCTATTTCGACCAGTACCGCGCCCGCTCGGCCTACCGGTTCACCGCCGAGGACAGCGTCTATGTGCGCGAGGACGTGCGCGGCCAGGGGGTGGGCAAGGCGCTGGTCGCGCGGCTGCTCGACGAGGCGCGCGCCGCCGGATTCCGGGAGATGCTCGCCGTGATCGGCGATTCGGAGAATGTCGGCTCGATCGGGGTGCATGCCAGTCTCGGTTTCCAGCGGGTGGGGACGCTCCGCGATGTGGGGTTCAAGTTCGGCCGCTGGATCGACGTGGTGATCATGCAGCGCCATCTCGGCGGCCAGGGTTGA
- the motA gene encoding flagellar motor stator protein MotA: MLTLGGVAFLLVCVFGVFIVTGGAIGPLLKSMPFELITIGGAAVGTFVAGNSMHDIKHTLAGFKKVLRGGAFKKADYTDLLCLLFYLVRLAATRGAMALEPHIERPEESPVFKHFPAILKNEEATAIICDYLRMVGMNADDPHQIEDVMARELRKTLAEELHGAHTLQTMADGLPALGIVAAVLGVIKTMAHISQPPAVLGEMIGEALTGTFLGVLLAYGVVGPLSVRLRGVVEEDSRYFEVIRAVLVAHLHGNAPQVSVEVGRKMVPNLFMPTFQELEESVESLKIAA, from the coding sequence ATGCTCACTTTGGGAGGCGTTGCATTCCTGCTCGTCTGCGTGTTCGGCGTCTTTATCGTGACGGGCGGGGCGATCGGTCCGCTGCTGAAATCGATGCCCTTCGAACTCATCACGATCGGCGGCGCCGCGGTCGGCACCTTCGTGGCCGGCAACTCGATGCACGACATCAAGCACACGCTGGCCGGCTTCAAGAAGGTGCTGCGCGGCGGCGCCTTCAAGAAGGCCGACTACACTGACCTGCTGTGCCTGCTGTTCTACCTTGTCCGCCTCGCCGCGACGCGCGGCGCCATGGCGCTGGAGCCGCATATCGAGCGTCCGGAGGAAAGCCCGGTCTTCAAGCACTTCCCGGCCATCCTCAAGAACGAGGAAGCCACCGCGATCATCTGCGACTATCTGCGGATGGTCGGCATGAACGCCGACGATCCGCACCAGATCGAGGACGTGATGGCCCGCGAACTGCGCAAGACCCTGGCCGAGGAGCTGCACGGCGCCCACACGCTGCAGACGATGGCGGACGGCCTGCCCGCGCTCGGCATCGTCGCCGCGGTGCTCGGCGTGATCAAGACGATGGCGCATATCAGCCAGCCGCCCGCCGTGCTCGGCGAAATGATCGGCGAGGCGCTGACCGGCACCTTCCTCGGCGTGCTGCTCGCCTATGGCGTGGTGGGGCCGCTCTCGGTGCGGCTGCGCGGCGTGGTCGAGGAGGATTCCCGTTATTTCGAGGTGATCCGCGCGGTGCTGGTCGCGCATCTGCACGGCAACGCGCCGCAGGTCAGCGTCGAGGTCGGCCGCAAGATGGTGCCCAACCTGTTCATGCCGACCTTCCAGGAACTGGAGGAATCCGTGGAGTCCCTCAAGATCGCCGCCTGA
- a CDS encoding flagellar motor protein MotB: protein MAQRKKKGGKGGDQAVNLIIRREEIVEGGHHGGAWKVAYADFVTAMMAFFLLMWLINATTEAQRVGLADYFSQANVLNRAASGEGKPFGGSTPFDKGALSSDRGAVRVTVGHNPVSYEVPHTPQGQQIRPDHPTGNDMVNTSPGAGHKPRASGATASNAAPKPAPELQKPASPAAGARSAPSGEKAAAGTGGAIGGLAPGNLGEARFRTAGSEIRQMMAQDPDLASLSKQVSVHVTPRGLRIQIMDAHKRPMFALGSARPNPMTLELLTKIAPILSRLGDRIRIAGYTDARPYVAGPKDNWDLSVERANATRAVLVKAGFPKRLIARVSGYADRKLLIPSNPLAAANRRVGILVVRPALPEGVKTDGAKAP, encoded by the coding sequence ATGGCGCAGCGCAAGAAGAAGGGCGGCAAGGGGGGCGATCAGGCGGTCAACCTGATCATCCGCCGCGAGGAGATCGTCGAGGGCGGCCATCACGGCGGCGCCTGGAAGGTCGCCTATGCCGACTTCGTGACCGCGATGATGGCCTTCTTCCTGCTGATGTGGCTGATCAACGCGACGACCGAGGCGCAGCGCGTCGGCCTCGCCGACTATTTCAGCCAGGCCAACGTGCTCAACCGCGCCGCCTCCGGCGAGGGCAAGCCGTTCGGCGGCAGCACCCCGTTCGACAAGGGCGCCCTCTCGTCGGATCGCGGGGCGGTGCGCGTCACCGTCGGCCACAACCCGGTCTCCTACGAGGTGCCGCACACGCCGCAGGGCCAGCAGATCCGCCCGGATCATCCCACCGGAAACGACATGGTGAACACCTCGCCCGGCGCCGGCCACAAGCCGCGTGCCTCCGGCGCCACCGCGTCGAACGCGGCGCCGAAGCCCGCGCCCGAGTTGCAGAAGCCCGCTTCGCCCGCCGCCGGGGCGCGGTCCGCGCCGTCCGGCGAGAAGGCCGCCGCCGGCACCGGCGGCGCCATCGGCGGCCTCGCCCCCGGCAATCTCGGCGAAGCCCGCTTCAGGACGGCGGGCTCCGAGATCCGGCAGATGATGGCGCAGGACCCGGATCTGGCGTCGCTCTCGAAACAGGTCAGCGTCCACGTCACGCCGCGGGGCCTGCGCATCCAGATCATGGACGCGCACAAGCGGCCGATGTTCGCGCTCGGCTCGGCCCGGCCGAACCCGATGACGCTGGAACTGCTCACCAAGATCGCGCCGATCCTGTCCCGGCTGGGCGACCGGATCCGCATCGCCGGCTACACCGATGCCCGGCCCTATGTCGCCGGTCCCAAGGACAACTGGGACCTGTCCGTCGAGCGCGCGAACGCGACGCGCGCGGTCCTGGTCAAGGCCGGCTTTCCGAAGCGGCTGATCGCGCGCGTGAGCGGCTATGCCGACCGCAAGCTGCTCATCCCATCCAATCCGCTGGCGGCAGCCAATCGGCGGGTGGGAATACTGGTGGTGCGTCCGGCACTGCCGGAAGGGGTCAAAACAGATGGTGCCAAGGCGCCATGA
- a CDS encoding threonine ammonia-lyase translates to MTRLPTAEDVLAARALIAPHIVRTPALRSPALDERTGAEVFIKAEPLQRTGSFKLRGATNAILRLAPAARAAGVVAYSSGNHGQAVACAAAALGIPATIVMPRDAPAIKRDSTAAWGADIVQYDRRTEDREAIGAAIAARTGAALIPPYDHPDVIAGQGTLALELVEDARAAGAELDLVFVCTGGGGLTAGCALALEHASPATRLIAVEPEGWDDTGRSLAAGTRLANDGAGSALCDALMAMTPGELTFALNAPRLAGAVAVGESQVLAAMGFALRHLKLAVEPGGAVALAAVLAEALPLDGLAVGVVLSGGNADPGTLARALEVTC, encoded by the coding sequence ATGACCCGCCTGCCCACCGCCGAGGATGTTCTCGCCGCCCGCGCCCTCATCGCCCCGCACATCGTCCGCACCCCGGCGCTGCGCTCTCCCGCGCTCGACGAGCGGACCGGCGCGGAGGTCTTCATCAAGGCCGAGCCGCTGCAGCGCACCGGCAGCTTCAAGCTGCGCGGCGCGACCAACGCGATCCTGCGGCTCGCCCCCGCGGCGCGCGCGGCCGGCGTCGTCGCCTATTCCTCGGGCAATCACGGCCAGGCGGTGGCCTGCGCCGCCGCCGCCCTCGGGATTCCCGCCACCATCGTGATGCCGCGCGACGCCCCCGCCATCAAGCGCGACTCGACCGCCGCCTGGGGGGCCGACATCGTGCAGTACGACCGCCGCACCGAGGACCGCGAGGCGATCGGCGCCGCCATCGCCGCCCGCACCGGCGCCGCCCTGATCCCCCCCTACGACCATCCGGACGTGATCGCCGGGCAGGGCACCCTCGCCCTCGAACTGGTGGAGGATGCGCGGGCGGCGGGCGCCGAACTCGATCTCGTCTTCGTCTGCACCGGCGGCGGCGGCCTGACCGCCGGCTGCGCCCTCGCCCTCGAACACGCCTCGCCCGCGACCCGGCTGATCGCCGTCGAGCCCGAGGGCTGGGACGATACCGGCCGCTCGCTGGCCGCCGGCACCCGCCTCGCCAACGACGGCGCGGGCTCCGCGCTCTGCGACGCGCTGATGGCGATGACGCCCGGCGAACTCACCTTCGCGCTCAACGCGCCCCGCCTCGCCGGCGCCGTCGCCGTCGGCGAGTCGCAGGTGCTCGCCGCGATGGGCTTCGCGCTGCGCCATCTCAAGCTCGCGGTCGAGCCCGGCGGCGCGGTGGCGCTGGCGGCGGTGCTGGCCGAGGCGCTGCCGCTCGACGGCCTGGCGGTGGGAGTCGTTCTCTCCGGCGGCAATGCCGATCCCGGAACGCTGGCCCGCGCCCTCGAAGTCACCTGCTGA
- a CDS encoding ArnT family glycosyltransferase has translation MSRQAWLAALAGLTLLRLVLAALIPLSPDETYYWLWSRHLATGYYDDAPLIALWIRAGTFIAGNGALGIRLLSPLSAAIGTLLLWRAGEDLFPNRRAGLTAALLLNATLVLNAGAIITTPDTPLLLFWTASLWAMARWLATGDDRWFLAAGLAAGLGFEAKYTAALLFVAIGLFMLATREGRAGLRRPLPWLGLLLGLLAMLPVVLWNAAHGWASFAKQGGRSAHLDLAGTPGHLLGLIGGQAGLATPIVLGLMAWGVWSLRRDRSAPARLVLLAVLVPAAVFVEHTLSGPVQANWPAILYPGAALAAGAIAPRIARAWLRAAAALGFLLAAIVWLQAAAAPFPLPPHRDPTAIRLAGWRALARDVARAAASRHLTVIASTDYSTLSELAHDLPPRFAVVGLGPRWRFFAAPPAPPGTPVLLVEPSWLAGFAAGQVAAAVPAGHAARRRAGVAIESYVLSAARLAAAPAALMRPKQ, from the coding sequence ATGAGCCGCCAGGCCTGGCTGGCGGCCCTGGCCGGCCTCACCCTCCTCCGCCTCGTCCTCGCCGCCCTCATCCCGCTCTCGCCGGACGAGACCTATTACTGGCTGTGGTCGAGGCACCTCGCCACCGGCTATTACGACGACGCGCCGCTGATCGCGCTCTGGATCCGGGCCGGCACGTTCATCGCCGGCAACGGCGCGCTCGGCATCCGTCTGCTCTCGCCGCTCTCCGCCGCGATCGGCACGCTGCTGCTCTGGCGCGCCGGCGAGGATCTCTTTCCCAACCGCCGCGCCGGCCTCACCGCCGCGCTCCTGCTCAACGCCACCCTGGTGCTGAATGCCGGCGCCATCATCACCACGCCGGACACGCCGCTCCTGCTGTTCTGGACCGCTTCGCTCTGGGCGATGGCGCGCTGGCTCGCCACCGGCGACGACCGCTGGTTTCTCGCCGCCGGCCTCGCCGCGGGGCTCGGCTTCGAGGCCAAATACACCGCCGCCCTGCTCTTCGTCGCCATCGGCCTGTTCATGCTCGCCACGCGCGAGGGCAGGGCGGGGCTGCGCCGACCGCTGCCCTGGCTCGGGCTGCTGCTCGGCCTGCTGGCGATGCTGCCGGTGGTCCTGTGGAACGCGGCGCATGGCTGGGCGAGCTTCGCCAAGCAGGGCGGCCGCTCCGCGCATCTCGACCTGGCCGGGACGCCCGGCCACCTGCTCGGGCTGATCGGCGGGCAGGCCGGCCTCGCCACCCCGATCGTCCTCGGCCTGATGGCCTGGGGCGTCTGGTCGCTGCGGCGCGACCGTTCCGCCCCCGCCCGCCTGGTCCTGCTCGCCGTGCTGGTGCCCGCCGCCGTCTTTGTCGAGCACACGCTCTCCGGCCCCGTGCAGGCGAACTGGCCCGCCATCCTCTACCCCGGCGCCGCCCTCGCCGCCGGCGCCATCGCCCCGCGCATCGCCCGCGCCTGGCTGCGGGCCGCCGCGGCGCTCGGCTTCCTGCTCGCCGCGATCGTCTGGCTCCAGGCCGCCGCCGCCCCGTTCCCGCTGCCCCCGCACCGCGACCCGACCGCGATCCGCCTCGCCGGCTGGCGGGCGCTGGCGCGCGATGTCGCCCGCGCCGCCGCCTCGCGCCACCTCACCGTGATCGCCAGCACCGACTACAGCACCCTGTCCGAACTCGCGCACGACCTGCCGCCCCGCTTCGCCGTGGTCGGACTCGGTCCGCGCTGGCGGTTCTTCGCCGCCCCGCCGGCCCCGCCCGGCACGCCGGTCCTGCTGGTCGAACCATCCTGGCTCGCCGGCTTCGCGGCAGGCCAGGTCGCAGCCGCCGTCCCCGCCGGCCACGCCGCCCGCCGCCGCGCCGGCGTCGCGATCGAATCCTACGTCCTGTCCGCCGCCCGGCTCGCCGCCGCCCCCGCCGCACTCATGAGGCCCAAGCAATGA
- a CDS encoding glycosyltransferase codes for MTACRSPVLSVVVPCYREEPNVAPMVAALDAALAGIDWEVIFVDDDSPDGTADAARALARTDTRVRCLRRVGRRGLSSAVIEGALSSSAPFVAVIDGDLQHDETILPAMLDAVRAGADIAVGSRHVGGGDAAGLASPLRQRLSAAGIGLARKLAGVAISDPMSGFFLLRQSLFEDLAHRLNGQGFKILLDLLLSAPTPLKVAELPYRFRPRAAGESKLDILVMVQFAGQFVDRALGGMVPLRFIAFALVGLFGIFVNLAAMQASRAAGLGFGPAQTLGTIVAMVANFELNNRLTYRTMKLRGVRYWQGLVLFMLVCGLGAIANIGIAGALYHRGDANGLAASAAGSAIGVVWNYAVSATLVWRVR; via the coding sequence GTGACGGCCTGCCGCAGCCCGGTCCTCAGCGTCGTCGTTCCCTGCTATCGCGAGGAGCCGAACGTCGCCCCCATGGTCGCCGCCCTCGATGCCGCCCTCGCCGGCATCGACTGGGAGGTGATCTTCGTCGACGACGACAGCCCCGACGGCACGGCCGACGCCGCCCGCGCCCTGGCGCGGACCGACACCCGCGTCCGCTGCCTCCGCCGCGTCGGCCGCCGCGGCCTGTCCTCGGCCGTCATCGAGGGGGCGCTGTCCAGTTCCGCCCCCTTCGTCGCGGTGATCGACGGCGACCTCCAGCACGACGAGACCATCCTCCCCGCGATGCTCGACGCCGTGCGCGCGGGGGCGGACATCGCGGTGGGCAGCCGCCACGTCGGCGGCGGCGACGCCGCCGGCCTCGCCTCGCCGCTGCGCCAGCGCCTTTCCGCCGCCGGCATCGGCCTCGCCCGGAAACTCGCCGGTGTTGCGATCTCCGACCCGATGAGCGGCTTCTTCCTCCTCCGCCAGTCGCTGTTCGAGGACCTGGCGCACCGGCTGAACGGGCAGGGCTTCAAGATCCTGCTCGACCTGCTGCTCTCCGCGCCGACCCCGCTGAAGGTCGCCGAACTCCCCTACCGCTTCCGCCCCCGCGCCGCCGGCGAAAGCAAGCTCGACATCCTGGTGATGGTCCAGTTCGCCGGCCAGTTCGTCGACCGCGCGCTGGGCGGCATGGTGCCGCTGCGCTTCATCGCCTTCGCCCTGGTCGGCCTGTTCGGCATTTTCGTGAACCTCGCGGCAATGCAGGCGAGCCGCGCCGCCGGGCTCGGTTTCGGCCCGGCGCAGACGCTCGGCACCATCGTCGCGATGGTCGCCAATTTCGAGCTGAACAACCGCCTGACCTACCGCACGATGAAGCTGCGCGGCGTGCGCTACTGGCAGGGTCTCGTGCTGTTCATGCTGGTCTGCGGCCTCGGCGCCATCGCCAATATCGGCATCGCCGGCGCGCTCTATCACCGGGGCGACGCCAACGGCCTCGCCGCCAGCGCCGCCGGCTCGGCGATCGGCGTGGTCTGGAACTACGCGGTCTCCGCCACCCTGGTCTGGCGCGTGCGATGA
- a CDS encoding peroxiredoxin — MIKVGDRLPAMKLMTPGAEGPQEIDTGELFAGKTVVLFAVPGAFTPTCSAKHVPGFLEHYDALKAKGVDEIACIAVNDVFVMTAWAESQKAGGKITFLADGSGAFTRALGLELDLIARGLGVRSQRYALVAQDGLVTHLAIEQPGGFEVSRAEAVLEALGG; from the coding sequence ATGATCAAGGTGGGCGACAGGCTCCCGGCCATGAAGCTGATGACCCCCGGCGCCGAGGGACCGCAGGAGATCGACACCGGCGAGCTGTTCGCCGGCAAGACGGTGGTGCTCTTCGCCGTTCCCGGCGCCTTCACCCCGACCTGCAGCGCGAAGCACGTTCCCGGCTTCCTCGAGCATTACGACGCGCTGAAGGCGAAGGGTGTCGACGAGATCGCCTGCATCGCGGTGAACGACGTGTTCGTGATGACCGCCTGGGCCGAGAGCCAGAAGGCCGGCGGCAAGATCACCTTCCTCGCCGACGGCTCCGGCGCCTTCACCCGCGCCCTCGGCCTCGAGCTCGACCTCATCGCCCGCGGCCTCGGCGTCCGCAGCCAGCGCTATGCCCTGGTCGCGCAGGACGGGCTGGTGACGCACCTCGCCATCGAGCAGCCGGGCGGCTTCGAGGTCAGCCGGGCCGAGGCGGTGCTGGAGGCGCTCGGCGGCTGA
- a CDS encoding sulfite oxidase-like oxidoreductase, producing MDEADKQGNDGPEISLIGQIRDKLIGRKQDWSREGRGLTGATAPPAQRLPPGQRLVTDWPVLDLGVQPEVPKAAFRLAIDGAVANPVTLDWDGFMALPQQDSVSDMHCVTTWSRYDNHWRGVSIRTILDLVRPHPEATHVLFESYDDYTTNLRLDQFAAEDCYLVHSWEGKPLTRQHGGPVRVLVPRYYLWKSAKWVRRITFATADRKGFWETRGYNNNADPWAEERYA from the coding sequence ATGGACGAAGCGGACAAGCAGGGAAACGACGGACCGGAAATCAGCCTGATCGGCCAGATCCGCGACAAGCTGATCGGCCGCAAGCAGGACTGGTCGCGCGAGGGGCGGGGCCTGACCGGCGCCACCGCGCCGCCGGCGCAGCGCCTCCCGCCCGGCCAGCGCCTCGTCACCGACTGGCCGGTGCTCGATCTCGGCGTCCAGCCCGAGGTGCCGAAAGCCGCCTTCCGCCTCGCGATCGACGGCGCCGTCGCCAATCCCGTCACCCTCGACTGGGACGGGTTCATGGCCCTGCCGCAGCAGGACAGCGTGTCGGACATGCACTGCGTCACCACCTGGTCGCGCTACGACAATCACTGGCGCGGCGTGTCGATCCGCACCATCCTCGACCTGGTGCGGCCGCACCCGGAGGCGACCCACGTCCTCTTCGAATCCTATGACGACTACACGACCAATCTCCGCCTCGACCAGTTCGCCGCCGAGGACTGCTACCTGGTGCACAGCTGGGAGGGAAAGCCGCTGACCCGTCAGCACGGCGGCCCGGTGCGGGTGCTGGTGCCGCGCTACTATCTCTGGAAATCCGCCAAATGGGTCCGCCGCATCACCTTCGCGACGGCCGACCGCAAGGGCTTCTGGGAAACCCGCGGCTACAACAACAACGCCGATCCCTGGGCCGAGGAACGCTACGCCTGA
- the smpB gene encoding SsrA-binding protein SmpB: MAEPRKSGLISHGIAAQNRKARFNYTIKDTVEAGIVLRGAEVKSLRMGRATLSEAFAGERDGEMYLFNMYIPEYQGGVLSRFDTKGPRKLLLKRKQIDQLLGAIARQGSTVVPLDVHFNPRGLAKVTLGIAEGRKQHDKRQAIAKRDWERDKARILKNR; encoded by the coding sequence ATGGCCGAGCCCCGGAAATCCGGGCTGATCTCCCACGGGATCGCGGCGCAGAACCGCAAGGCCCGGTTCAACTACACGATCAAGGACACGGTCGAGGCGGGCATCGTGCTGCGCGGCGCCGAGGTGAAGTCGCTGCGCATGGGCCGCGCCACGCTCTCCGAGGCCTTCGCCGGCGAGCGCGACGGCGAGATGTATCTCTTCAACATGTACATCCCCGAATACCAGGGCGGCGTGCTCTCCCGCTTCGACACCAAGGGCCCGCGCAAGCTGCTGCTCAAGCGCAAGCAGATCGACCAGCTCCTCGGCGCCATCGCCCGCCAGGGCTCGACCGTCGTCCCGCTCGACGTGCATTTCAACCCGCGCGGCCTCGCCAAGGTCACGCTCGGCATCGCCGAGGGCCGCAAGCAGCACGACAAGCGCCAGGCCATCGCCAAGCGCGACTGGGAACGCGACAAGGCCCGCATCCTCAAGAACCGCTGA
- the dapA gene encoding 4-hydroxy-tetrahydrodipicolinate synthase, whose amino-acid sequence MFHGSLVALVTPMHEDGRIDEAALERFIEWQIAEGTNGLVPVGTTGESPTLSHDEHKRVVEITVEVARKRVPVIAGAGSNATREAIGLAKHAESVGADGVLVVTPYYNKPTQDGLLRHFTAVADAIGIPLIIYNIPPRSVIDMSVATMARLAQHPNIVGVKDATANLTRPLHTTAACGASFCQLSGEDHTALAFLAAGGVGCISVTANIAPRLCAEMQAAWRAGDLKTAMAIQSRLLPLHDAMFAESNPAPAKYAASLLGFGSEFCRLPLAPLAEATKAQMRAAMTGLGLLA is encoded by the coding sequence ATGTTTCACGGCTCACTGGTCGCGCTGGTCACCCCGATGCACGAAGACGGTCGCATCGACGAGGCGGCGCTCGAACGTTTCATCGAATGGCAGATCGCCGAGGGCACCAACGGCCTCGTCCCGGTCGGCACCACCGGCGAATCCCCCACGCTCAGCCATGACGAGCACAAGCGTGTGGTCGAGATCACCGTCGAGGTGGCGAGGAAACGCGTCCCGGTGATCGCCGGCGCCGGCTCGAACGCCACGCGCGAGGCCATCGGCCTCGCGAAGCACGCCGAATCCGTCGGCGCCGACGGCGTTCTCGTCGTCACCCCCTACTACAACAAGCCGACGCAGGACGGCCTGCTCCGCCACTTCACCGCGGTCGCCGACGCGATCGGTATTCCGCTCATCATCTACAACATCCCGCCCCGCTCGGTGATCGACATGAGCGTGGCGACGATGGCCCGCCTCGCCCAGCACCCCAACATCGTCGGCGTGAAGGACGCGACGGCGAACCTCACCCGCCCGCTGCACACCACCGCCGCCTGCGGCGCGTCGTTCTGCCAGCTCTCGGGCGAGGATCACACCGCGCTCGCCTTCCTCGCCGCCGGCGGCGTCGGCTGCATCTCGGTGACCGCCAACATCGCCCCGCGCCTCTGCGCCGAGATGCAGGCGGCCTGGCGCGCCGGCGACCTGAAGACCGCGATGGCGATCCAGTCCCGCCTGCTGCCCCTGCACGATGCGATGTTCGCCGAGAGCAATCCCGCCCCGGCGAAATACGCCGCCTCCCTGCTCGGATTCGGCTCGGAATTCTGCCGCCTGCCGCTCGCCCCGCTCGCCGAGGCGACGAAGGCGCAGATGCGCGCCGCGATGACCGGGCTCGGGCTGCTCGCCTGA
- a CDS encoding lytic transglycosylase domain-containing protein encodes MVRMLLLLTSLLALGAAPAPLGAVAIAAPLQPAPALARIMNDIRANHWTEAETLAAAQPDRLVARLVTYYRVLDPGAASETEIATFMARYPDWPEQGILARRWNEALAADPDDATVRRECRTRLPETAAANARCAAALDQVAPREAARFARRAWIDGFDSPAGAATFEAKYAALLTPETNWARFSRLAIAGKLDVATMLLDQLPAGEAATARAFIALAHGGRQAQAAVAALTTAQRATPFLFFAELAAAQDQAARLALWQALGAEAEKQATGLARALLWRRRESFARDLLAAGDAKDAYALVAAARPPGEDARASRDFLAGFIALRMLHEPATARPWFVRLRGLSTAVITRARAFYWLAQTESGQAARADLLRAAAWPDTFYGQLAALQAGETPAQLAARIRALGPPRLTTGQATAFAERELPQAAVLLAEMGAPRRARAFLLRMAELSPSLADRYLDARLADGIGQVSASVMVARMAGTAGDMLVHLGWPIPPGLLPAPGQPRLEPAAATVPPPPAPPPRSVILSLIRQESSFDPRATSPSGAEGLMQLMPGTAREVARQSGLALPPGALVDDPARNVALGSAYFARLLQRFGDCLPLAIAAYNGGPRNVEKWIAANGDPRMPKAQGGVDLVTWIEEIPFGETRNYVERVTEGIVIYRALEGKPATDPVVRWTASR; translated from the coding sequence ATGGTCCGGATGTTGCTGCTGCTGACGTCCCTGCTCGCTCTCGGCGCCGCCCCCGCGCCGCTGGGCGCGGTCGCGATCGCCGCCCCGCTGCAGCCCGCCCCCGCCCTCGCCCGGATCATGAACGACATCCGCGCCAATCACTGGACCGAGGCGGAAACGCTGGCCGCCGCCCAGCCGGACCGGCTGGTGGCGCGGCTGGTGACCTATTACCGGGTGCTCGACCCCGGGGCGGCGAGCGAGACCGAGATCGCCACGTTCATGGCCAGATATCCCGACTGGCCGGAGCAGGGAATCCTGGCGCGGCGGTGGAATGAGGCGCTGGCCGCCGACCCGGACGACGCCACGGTGCGGCGCGAATGCCGCACCCGGCTGCCCGAGACCGCCGCCGCCAATGCGCGCTGCGCCGCCGCCCTCGACCAGGTGGCGCCGCGCGAGGCGGCGCGCTTCGCCCGGCGCGCCTGGATCGACGGGTTCGACAGCCCGGCCGGCGCGGCGACGTTCGAGGCGAAATACGCCGCGCTGCTGACGCCGGAGACCAACTGGGCGCGGTTCTCGCGCCTCGCCATCGCCGGGAAGCTCGACGTGGCGACGATGCTGCTCGACCAGTTGCCGGCGGGCGAGGCCGCGACCGCGCGCGCCTTCATCGCCCTCGCGCATGGCGGCAGGCAGGCGCAGGCGGCGGTCGCGGCGCTGACCACGGCGCAGCGGGCGACGCCGTTCCTGTTCTTCGCGGAACTCGCCGCGGCACAGGATCAGGCCGCGCGGCTCGCGCTGTGGCAGGCGCTGGGGGCGGAGGCGGAGAAGCAGGCGACGGGGCTGGCGCGCGCGCTGCTCTGGCGGCGGCGGGAGAGTTTCGCGCGCGACCTGCTCGCCGCCGGCGATGCGAAGGACGCCTATGCGCTGGTCGCCGCCGCGCGGCCGCCGGGCGAGGACGCGCGGGCCAGCCGCGACTTCCTCGCCGGGTTCATCGCCCTGCGGATGCTGCACGAGCCGGCCACGGCGCGGCCCTGGTTCGTTCGGCTGCGCGGGCTTTCGACCGCGGTGATCACCCGCGCCCGCGCCTTCTACTGGCTGGCGCAGACCGAGAGCGGCCAGGCGGCGCGGGCCGACCTGCTGCGCGCCGCCGCCTGGCCGGACACGTTCTACGGCCAGTTGGCCGCCCTTCAGGCGGGGGAAACGCCGGCGCAGCTGGCGGCGCGGATCCGCGCCCTCGGCCCGCCGCGGCTGACGACGGGGCAGGCCACCGCCTTCGCCGAGCGCGAACTGCCGCAGGCCGCCGTGCTGCTGGCCGAGATGGGCGCGCCGCGCCGGGCGCGGGCCTTCCTGCTGCGGATGGCCGAACTCAGCCCGAGCCTTGCCGACCGCTATCTCGACGCGCGGCTGGCCGACGGGATCGGCCAGGTTTCGGCCTCGGTGATGGTGGCGCGGATGGCCGGGACGGCGGGGGACATGCTGGTGCATCTCGGCTGGCCGATCCCGCCGGGGCTGCTGCCGGCGCCGGGGCAGCCGCGCCTCGAACCCGCCGCGGCCACGGTTCCGCCGCCGCCGGCGCCGCCGCCGCGCAGCGTGATCCTGTCGCTGATCCGCCAGGAGAGCAGTTTCGATCCGCGCGCGACCAGCCCCTCGGGCGCGGAGGGGCTGATGCAGCTGATGCCGGGGACGGCGCGGGAGGTGGCGCGGCAGTCCGGACTCGCGCTGCCGCCGGGCGCGCTGGTCGATGACCCGGCGCGGAACGTCGCCCTCGGCTCGGCGTATTTCGCCCGTCTGCTGCAGCGCTTCGGCGATTGCCTGCCGCTCGCGATCGCGGCCTATAACGGCGGGCCGCGCAACGTCGAGAAATGGATCGCCGCCAATGGCGACCCGCGCATGCCGAAGGCGCAGGGCGGCGTCGATCTCGTGACGTGGATCGAGGAGATCCCGTTCGGGGAGACGCGCAACTATGTGGAACGGGTGACGGAGGGGATCGTGATCTATCGCGCGCTGGAAGGGAAGCCGGCGACCGATCCGGTGGTGCGGTGGACCGCGTCGCGGTGA